The following are from one region of the Petrotoga mobilis SJ95 genome:
- the abc-f gene encoding ribosomal protection-like ABC-F family protein, translated as MINLLLRLENVSHNFGEFYLFYDVDLVINQNDRIALIGKNGAGKTTLLNIISGNIEPIEGRVLKRNDLNISLLKQYRLDLNKTDPTLYDFIKESVSKNTPEHIVDKTVRSLLVGLGFEESQWNRNVSGLSGGELTRLSLGKTLSEKSDLLLLDEPTNHLDLFSIDWLINYLKNYKGAMVIVSHDRTFLKELCNKYWEINNSKIWEFKGTYKEYIQSREIYINSVNSRKQNLQKEIERLEKMIERYRSWATEKMVRQAVIRERKLEELKNELEEIQNIEEEKGIDVKIPQPTKTGYKVVEVKDLSFSYNKEQKLLENISFELYEGEKLAILGKNGCGKSTLLKLLIGELENHEGSIEWGYNIKIGYLDQVISNLSQEYDVLNETWELVKDWKDFEVRKYLGRFGFYSSEVFKKVSELSGGELTRLALAKILLEKPNVLILDEPTNHLDILTIESLEQALKEYTGAIIFVSHDQSFIENISNKFLLIDNGESKISENIEPLLEEIKNNSFKIKKEKKVNEEYEQNKKIKNRIKTLNKEISRIRVESELLFEKLDSVEAKLFEYGDDYNKVLELIEEKNKLEKELTKLQKLESKYVEELNQHTKISNNNYGG; from the coding sequence GTGATAAATTTGCTTTTAAGACTTGAAAATGTGTCTCATAATTTTGGTGAATTTTACCTCTTTTACGATGTCGACTTGGTTATAAATCAAAACGATAGGATCGCTTTAATAGGTAAAAATGGTGCAGGAAAAACTACTTTATTGAATATTATTTCAGGAAATATTGAGCCTATCGAAGGACGGGTGCTCAAGAGAAATGATTTAAATATATCTCTTTTAAAGCAATATAGATTAGATTTAAATAAAACAGATCCTACTTTGTATGACTTTATAAAAGAAAGTGTCTCAAAAAATACACCTGAACACATAGTCGATAAGACTGTCAGAAGTTTGCTAGTGGGTCTTGGTTTCGAAGAAAGCCAATGGAACAGAAATGTTTCTGGTTTAAGTGGCGGTGAACTAACTAGATTGTCCCTCGGAAAAACCCTTTCTGAAAAAAGCGATTTATTACTTCTTGATGAACCTACTAATCACTTGGATCTCTTCTCTATCGATTGGTTAATCAACTATCTCAAAAATTACAAAGGTGCGATGGTTATAGTATCCCACGACAGGACATTTTTAAAAGAGTTGTGTAACAAATATTGGGAAATAAACAATTCTAAGATTTGGGAATTCAAAGGGACTTACAAAGAATACATTCAATCACGTGAAATTTATATAAATTCAGTAAATTCAAGAAAACAGAACTTGCAAAAAGAAATCGAAAGACTCGAAAAAATGATAGAGCGTTACCGAAGTTGGGCTACAGAAAAAATGGTTAGACAAGCCGTAATCCGCGAGAGAAAATTGGAAGAGTTGAAAAATGAACTCGAAGAGATTCAAAATATTGAAGAAGAAAAAGGTATAGACGTAAAGATCCCCCAACCCACAAAAACTGGTTACAAGGTAGTAGAGGTTAAAGACCTATCTTTTTCATACAACAAAGAACAAAAATTACTAGAAAACATCTCTTTTGAACTCTACGAAGGAGAGAAATTAGCCATCTTAGGAAAAAATGGGTGCGGAAAGAGCACTTTACTAAAATTATTGATAGGCGAATTAGAAAATCATGAAGGGAGCATTGAGTGGGGATACAATATCAAAATCGGATATTTAGATCAAGTTATATCTAATCTTTCTCAAGAATATGACGTGTTGAATGAAACGTGGGAATTGGTAAAGGATTGGAAAGATTTCGAAGTAAGAAAGTATCTTGGGAGATTTGGATTCTATTCTAGCGAAGTGTTCAAAAAAGTAAGCGAACTCTCTGGTGGAGAACTCACCAGATTGGCATTAGCTAAAATTTTACTTGAGAAACCAAACGTTTTGATATTGGATGAACCCACCAACCATTTGGATATCCTAACGATTGAAAGTTTGGAGCAAGCACTTAAGGAGTACACGGGAGCCATAATCTTTGTCTCACATGACCAATCTTTTATCGAGAATATCTCCAACAAATTCCTTTTGATAGATAACGGTGAATCCAAAATATCTGAAAATATTGAACCTCTTTTAGAAGAAATAAAAAATAACTCTTTTAAAATAAAAAAAGAAAAAAAAGTAAATGAAGAATACGAACAAAATAAAAAAATAAAAAACAGAATAAAAACTTTGAACAAAGAAATTTCAAGAATCAGAGTTGAATCGGAATTGCTATTTGAAAAGTTAGATTCAGTTGAAGCTAAACTTTTTGAGTATGGAGACGATTATAATAAGGTGTTAGAATTAATTGAAGAAAAAAACAAATTAGAAAAGGAACTTACAAAACTACAAAAACTGGAAAGTAAATATGTAGAAGAATTAAATCAACATACTAAAATCTCAAACAATAATTACGGAGGATAA
- a CDS encoding glycoside hydrolase family 13 protein → MKGIYSDQTSCYLYPEEPSIDDKVTIKLRIPKYLGKSIGSVIFTPQKNLKNYQHKPMQLSKETTYFYFFESTFKMPDRIVRYHFEIDLIEKGKKMFYDAMGIVENRTIHDFVLVADFKTPKWSHGSIYYQIFVDRFKNGDETNDPVSHEYQYDGQEVLKKDWNSLPDPKNGHREFYGGDLQGVLEKIDYLKDLGVETIYLNPIFVSPSPHKYDTQDYEHVDPHFGVIEEDSEDLNEKYKVRTTSIKNLEKSDEILKSLIQKAHEKGIKVILDGVFNHCGSFHKWVDEMDLYGEGSLHRDDSPYKSYFYWDGTQKSYEGWWGFHTLPKLNYGNISLWKYIADIGKKWVSEPFNADGWRLDVADDLGKSFEMNTAFWRFFYKVVKKSNPESIIFAEIYKSPLAWLERQCWDSIMNYITCMDPVSYFLTGMEKHNEHYKPELLKNAEYFVNSVRWALSQLPMNSKFIALNQLSNHDHSRWMTRTTQKVGRLGPKTHEEASLGKDLDVFKIGLVTMFTLPGSPGLFYGDEIGLEGWTDPDNRRPYPWGKESEENKMLFNFTKELIKMYKEHLALRKGSFDFLDWNGGYVSYASWNESENIITVINREEKEIDVELPLWLLDKKEGKIDLLFATKDFNLEDNSYNDGKKSLKIPEKIALVFKIN, encoded by the coding sequence ATGAAAGGCATATATTCTGATCAAACTAGCTGTTATCTTTATCCCGAGGAGCCAAGCATAGATGACAAGGTAACGATTAAACTGAGAATTCCAAAATACTTAGGTAAAAGTATCGGAAGTGTTATTTTTACTCCTCAAAAAAACTTAAAAAATTATCAACATAAACCAATGCAACTCTCAAAAGAAACTACTTATTTTTATTTTTTTGAAAGTACTTTCAAAATGCCAGACAGAATTGTTAGGTACCATTTCGAAATAGATTTAATAGAAAAGGGCAAAAAAATGTTCTATGACGCTATGGGGATTGTAGAAAATCGCACTATTCATGACTTTGTACTCGTTGCAGATTTTAAAACTCCAAAATGGTCCCATGGTTCAATATATTATCAAATATTTGTTGATCGATTTAAAAACGGAGATGAAACAAACGATCCAGTATCTCACGAGTATCAATACGATGGTCAAGAAGTTTTGAAAAAAGATTGGAACTCACTGCCAGATCCTAAAAATGGTCATAGAGAGTTTTATGGCGGAGATTTACAAGGAGTTTTAGAAAAGATTGACTACTTAAAAGATTTAGGAGTGGAAACGATTTACCTAAACCCTATCTTTGTTTCTCCAAGTCCGCACAAATATGATACTCAAGATTACGAACATGTAGACCCTCATTTTGGGGTTATAGAGGAAGATTCTGAAGATCTTAACGAAAAATACAAAGTCAGAACTACCTCTATAAAGAACCTCGAAAAAAGCGATGAAATTCTAAAAAGTCTTATTCAAAAAGCCCATGAAAAAGGTATAAAAGTTATTTTAGATGGCGTTTTCAACCATTGTGGCTCTTTTCATAAGTGGGTAGACGAAATGGATTTGTATGGTGAAGGTAGTCTACATAGGGATGATTCTCCCTACAAAAGTTATTTTTATTGGGACGGTACCCAAAAGAGCTATGAGGGATGGTGGGGTTTTCACACCCTACCAAAATTGAATTATGGAAATATTAGTTTATGGAAATACATAGCTGATATTGGGAAAAAATGGGTAAGTGAACCTTTCAATGCGGATGGATGGAGACTCGATGTTGCGGATGATTTAGGTAAATCTTTTGAAATGAACACAGCTTTTTGGAGATTCTTCTACAAAGTTGTAAAAAAGTCAAATCCAGAATCGATAATATTTGCAGAAATTTATAAATCACCTCTTGCTTGGTTAGAAAGACAATGCTGGGACTCTATAATGAATTATATAACCTGTATGGATCCGGTTAGTTATTTTCTTACAGGCATGGAAAAACACAACGAGCATTATAAACCTGAGCTCTTAAAAAATGCTGAGTATTTCGTTAACTCAGTGAGATGGGCTTTATCTCAATTACCCATGAATAGTAAATTTATTGCTTTAAACCAACTAAGCAACCATGATCATTCTAGATGGATGACAAGAACCACACAAAAAGTTGGGAGATTGGGACCAAAAACTCATGAAGAAGCTTCCCTTGGAAAGGATTTAGATGTTTTCAAAATAGGGTTAGTCACAATGTTTACTCTTCCAGGATCACCCGGATTATTCTACGGTGATGAAATAGGTTTAGAAGGTTGGACAGACCCAGATAATAGAAGACCTTACCCTTGGGGAAAAGAAAGTGAAGAAAATAAAATGTTGTTTAATTTCACAAAAGAATTAATTAAAATGTACAAAGAACATCTTGCATTGAGAAAGGGGTCTTTTGATTTTCTTGATTGGAATGGAGGATACGTATCTTACGCTTCATGGAATGAAAGTGAAAATATAATCACCGTTATAAATAGAGAAGAAAAAGAGATCGATGTTGAACTGCCATTATGGCTACTCGATAAAAAAGAAGGGAAAATAGATCTTTTATTCGCTACAAAAGATTTCAATTTAGAAGATAATTCTTATAACGACGGCAAAAAATCTCTAAAAATCCCAGAGAAAATTGCCCTTGTATTTAAAATTAATTGA
- a CDS encoding MogA/MoaB family molybdenum cofactor biosynthesis protein produces the protein MIKVAIITISDKGSKGLRQDKSGELLIKMIEEEGWIKSFYLIIPDEKEEIEQKLKEVADNNIADLILTTGGTGLAPRDVTPEATKNIIEKEVPGIPEKIRYATGENTPMAYLSRGVCGIRKFTLIINFPGSTKAVKECFEAVKDLIPHGINILKGEITEH, from the coding sequence ATGATTAAAGTTGCAATAATAACAATAAGTGATAAAGGATCAAAGGGTTTAAGACAAGACAAAAGTGGTGAATTACTAATTAAGATGATTGAAGAAGAAGGTTGGATTAAAAGTTTTTACCTAATAATTCCCGATGAAAAAGAAGAAATAGAACAAAAATTAAAAGAAGTAGCCGACAATAATATTGCAGACTTAATACTCACAACAGGGGGAACGGGTTTAGCTCCAAGAGACGTTACTCCGGAGGCTACGAAAAACATTATCGAAAAAGAGGTTCCAGGAATTCCAGAAAAAATCAGATATGCCACGGGGGAGAATACCCCAATGGCATATCTTTCTAGAGGAGTTTGTGGAATTAGAAAATTCACTTTAATTATCAATTTTCCAGGTAGCACTAAAGCGGTTAAAGAATGTTTTGAAGCTGTTAAAGATCTTATCCCACACGGAATTAATATTTTAAAGGGTGAGATTACAGAACATTAA
- a CDS encoding MOSC domain-containing protein, whose translation MLEKTMIREGKVVKVCKCEKRGMLKKIQDKINIITNFGVEGDYHAGKSHRQVSLLGIESLEKIVKERNLKLKDGYCNFAQNITIEGIELYKYPVGTKFRVGESVLLEITEIGKAGEFNPDNIMLTEGIFAKVLEGGIVVPGDKLTIVSE comes from the coding sequence ATGTTAGAGAAAACGATGATTAGAGAAGGTAAAGTAGTCAAAGTTTGTAAATGTGAAAAAAGAGGAATGCTCAAAAAAATCCAAGATAAGATAAACATTATAACTAACTTTGGTGTAGAGGGTGACTATCATGCAGGAAAAAGTCATAGACAAGTCAGTTTGTTGGGCATAGAAAGCCTTGAAAAAATAGTAAAAGAAAGGAATTTAAAATTAAAAGATGGATATTGCAACTTCGCACAGAATATAACCATAGAAGGGATAGAGTTATATAAATATCCTGTGGGAACCAAATTTAGAGTAGGTGAGAGTGTATTACTCGAAATTACTGAAATAGGAAAAGCTGGAGAATTCAATCCTGACAATATAATGCTGACAGAGGGGATTTTCGCCAAAGTTTTAGAAGGTGGTATCGTGGTTCCAGGTGATAAATTAACGATTGTATCAGAGTAG
- the moaC gene encoding cyclic pyranopterin monophosphate synthase MoaC, whose protein sequence is MKEFTHIDEKGRAKMVDVTDKDETKREAIAYGQIKLKESTLEKIKNGQIEKGAVLETARVAGIMGVKKTSELIPMCHPLLITGIDIKFEFENATTLGIYATVRTTGKTGVEMEAFTGVSIAALTVYDMCKAVDKDMVIKNIKLMKKTGGKSGTYVRENDD, encoded by the coding sequence ATGAAAGAATTTACTCATATAGACGAAAAAGGTAGAGCAAAGATGGTTGACGTTACAGATAAAGATGAAACCAAAAGAGAAGCTATAGCCTATGGGCAAATAAAGCTAAAAGAATCAACCCTTGAAAAGATAAAGAACGGTCAGATAGAAAAAGGAGCTGTTTTAGAAACCGCAAGAGTGGCTGGAATTATGGGTGTTAAGAAAACATCTGAGTTAATCCCAATGTGTCACCCTTTGCTGATAACCGGCATAGATATAAAATTTGAATTTGAAAATGCTACAACTTTAGGTATCTACGCAACGGTGAGAACAACAGGTAAAACGGGGGTTGAAATGGAAGCATTTACAGGTGTTTCAATAGCAGCTTTGACGGTATACGATATGTGTAAGGCTGTAGATAAAGATATGGTGATTAAAAATATAAAATTAATGAAAAAGACGGGAGGTAAAAGTGGGACTTATGTTAGAGAAAACGATGATTAG
- the moaA gene encoding GTP 3',8-cyclase MoaA, protein MIDKYGRSIDYLRVSITDRCNLRCIYCMPPQGVTFKTHSSILRYEEIIKIVEVGTELGIKKVRITGGEPLVRQGVVNLIKELRKIPELEDITMTTNGVLLPKYAFALKRAGLSRVNISLDSLNPDTYKTITRRGEFSQAIEGIKAALEVGLNPVKINTVVMKGINDNELENFVNLTIDKDLHVRFIEYMPMGETSLLSGNYYVSLNEFKEIIIDKMGMVPVNIQNNGPSKDFKVPGAKGTVGFITAISHNFCSTCNRMRLTADGFLRPCLASDVEVNMRDEDGKISSEGVREKFEKALLLKPISHNFYKNDFFPKKNMSQIGG, encoded by the coding sequence ATGATTGATAAATACGGAAGAAGTATCGATTATCTTAGAGTATCGATAACAGATAGATGTAATCTACGTTGTATTTATTGTATGCCACCTCAAGGTGTGACTTTCAAGACCCATAGCAGTATTCTACGGTATGAAGAAATAATCAAAATCGTTGAAGTAGGTACTGAACTTGGTATAAAGAAAGTTCGTATCACTGGTGGTGAACCTCTTGTTCGACAAGGCGTAGTAAATTTAATCAAAGAATTGAGGAAAATTCCTGAACTTGAAGATATTACTATGACAACTAATGGCGTTCTTCTACCAAAATATGCATTTGCTTTAAAAAGGGCAGGTTTGTCTAGGGTTAACATTAGTCTTGATTCTTTAAATCCCGATACCTATAAAACGATTACTCGAAGGGGCGAATTTTCTCAAGCAATTGAAGGGATTAAAGCAGCACTTGAAGTTGGCTTAAATCCAGTAAAGATTAATACCGTTGTGATGAAGGGTATCAACGATAATGAATTGGAAAATTTCGTTAATCTCACAATAGATAAGGACCTACATGTGAGATTTATTGAGTATATGCCTATGGGTGAAACAAGCCTTCTTTCTGGTAATTATTATGTTTCTCTAAACGAATTCAAGGAAATAATTATCGATAAGATGGGTATGGTCCCTGTAAATATACAAAATAATGGCCCCTCAAAGGATTTCAAAGTCCCTGGGGCAAAGGGAACTGTAGGATTTATTACCGCTATTAGTCATAACTTTTGCTCAACATGTAATCGAATGAGATTAACTGCTGATGGATTTTTGAGGCCTTGTCTTGCCAGCGATGTTGAAGTAAATATGCGCGATGAAGATGGAAAGATCTCTTCAGAAGGTGTGAGAGAAAAGTTTGAAAAAGCTCTTCTTCTTAAACCCATTAGTCACAACTTTTACAAAAATGATTTTTTCCCGAAGAAAAATATGTCTCAAATTGGAGGATAG
- a CDS encoding molybdopterin biosynthesis protein — protein sequence MSKIYLEKVSLEKAKEEYLKIFKDYSVETENIKVENSNGRVTAEAIYAKRFGPHYYASAMDGIAVKASNTYGASKTNPLMLKKGLDAVIVDTGDPIPEGFNAVIKIEEINDEGDFYIIEKSATPWQNIRAIGESVMKGQLMFPVNHMIRPYDVGSLLEAGVKEINVKKKPLIGIIPTGDEIIPPDQDPEKGQLVDFNSTMMKIYGEQWGAKVSITEILPDKYEDLKKKVLDEIEKNDILIIIAGSSAGREDYTEKILNEVGRVVVHGINIMPGKPVILGVIKEKPVIGIPGYPLSALLNYYIFVRTLVYQMLSLDVPETPYINAVVRRKVPSQVGLEEFLRVNLAFIDGEYVAVPRKRGSAAMESLVNADGIMPVPEKSEGIGINEKVKIYILNPISSISKNVLFIGSHDYSLDILVNEIKSQKLGFDFNIQSVGSMGGLMSLKRGECHLAGAHLLDPQSGTYNKTYVEEILGDKKVTMVNLIWRQQGLIVPKDNPLGLGKIEDLIRPDINFINRQKGSGTRVLLDYWLNKKGIPSKSIRGYEREEFTHTAVAAAVANKSADVGLGIKAAADAMDLDFIPLLEERYDFIIPTDFLQDTRMGKILEVINSEKFKSQVIALGGYRTDNTGEIMS from the coding sequence ATGAGTAAAATATATTTAGAAAAAGTCTCTTTAGAAAAAGCTAAAGAAGAATATTTAAAGATTTTCAAAGACTATTCTGTTGAAACAGAAAATATTAAAGTTGAGAATTCTAACGGTAGAGTTACAGCAGAAGCTATCTATGCAAAAAGGTTTGGGCCACACTATTATGCATCCGCAATGGATGGTATAGCGGTTAAAGCTTCAAATACATATGGAGCCAGTAAAACAAATCCATTGATGTTGAAAAAAGGTTTAGATGCGGTTATAGTTGATACTGGGGATCCGATACCAGAAGGATTTAATGCGGTTATAAAGATAGAAGAAATAAATGATGAAGGTGATTTTTACATTATAGAAAAAAGTGCTACACCATGGCAAAATATTAGAGCTATTGGAGAAAGTGTAATGAAAGGGCAATTAATGTTCCCAGTAAATCACATGATAAGGCCTTATGATGTAGGATCTTTATTAGAAGCAGGTGTGAAAGAAATCAACGTTAAAAAAAAGCCTTTGATAGGAATCATTCCAACGGGTGATGAGATTATTCCTCCCGATCAGGATCCAGAAAAAGGTCAACTTGTGGATTTCAATTCGACTATGATGAAAATTTATGGCGAACAATGGGGAGCAAAAGTTTCAATTACCGAGATCCTTCCCGACAAATATGAAGATCTCAAGAAAAAAGTGCTGGATGAGATCGAAAAAAACGATATTTTGATCATTATAGCGGGTTCTTCTGCCGGTAGGGAAGATTATACCGAGAAAATTTTAAATGAAGTAGGAAGAGTTGTTGTACATGGAATTAACATAATGCCTGGTAAACCAGTCATTCTTGGTGTTATAAAAGAAAAGCCGGTAATTGGTATACCTGGTTATCCTCTATCTGCTTTGCTGAATTATTATATTTTTGTACGAACCCTTGTGTATCAGATGTTAAGTTTGGACGTTCCAGAAACACCATATATAAATGCGGTTGTTCGTAGAAAAGTTCCTTCACAAGTTGGCTTGGAAGAATTTTTAAGGGTTAATTTAGCTTTTATTGATGGAGAATACGTAGCGGTTCCAAGAAAAAGGGGTTCGGCTGCCATGGAGTCACTGGTGAATGCAGATGGTATTATGCCTGTCCCAGAAAAATCCGAAGGAATAGGTATCAACGAAAAGGTGAAAATATATATTTTGAACCCCATCTCCTCCATTTCAAAAAACGTGTTATTCATTGGGAGTCATGATTATTCATTAGACATATTGGTTAACGAAATAAAATCTCAAAAACTTGGATTTGACTTTAACATTCAATCTGTGGGGAGTATGGGAGGATTGATGTCGCTTAAAAGAGGCGAGTGTCATTTGGCTGGAGCCCACCTTTTGGATCCACAAAGTGGAACGTACAATAAAACTTACGTTGAAGAGATTTTAGGTGATAAAAAAGTAACTATGGTTAATTTAATTTGGAGACAACAGGGTTTAATTGTACCAAAAGACAACCCTTTAGGATTAGGAAAGATAGAGGATTTAATCCGTCCAGATATTAACTTTATCAATAGACAGAAAGGTTCAGGTACCCGCGTATTACTAGACTATTGGTTGAACAAAAAGGGGATACCTTCAAAATCAATTAGAGGATACGAGAGAGAAGAATTCACCCACACTGCTGTTGCAGCAGCCGTTGCAAATAAATCTGCAGATGTAGGATTAGGGATAAAGGCAGCTGCCGATGCGATGGATTTGGATTTTATACCTCTTTTAGAAGAAAGATATGATTTTATAATTCCAACTGACTTTCTACAAGATACCAGGATGGGAAAAATTCTTGAGGTTATTAATTCTGAAAAGTTTAAGAGCCAAGTAATTGCATTGGGGGGTTATAGAACAGATAATACAGGTGAAATAATGTCATAA
- a CDS encoding molybdopterin molybdotransferase MoeA, giving the protein MSEFLDLNTSEMFWEIVNKNINIGLLPSETINFKESNGRILAQDLFSPIDLPPFSRSTVDGFAVKAEDTFGASESMPIYLNVKGEVFMGQETKIMVEAGEAVKIPTGGMLPEGSNAVVMIEYVDYVGEKMIEINRSVGVGENVIYKGEDIPKRKVILNKYHKIRPQDVGALAGLGIIDVEVYKKPKVAVIATGDELVSPENVLGVGEIRDINSYTIGTTLEEVGAEIRYVGIIPDKFDFLRESIKNNLDCDLILISGGSSVGVKDMTVEVLNSLGEPGVLSQGITIKPGKPTIFAMVEGKPILGLPGHPSSSFIITQVIVKPLVEKIMGIKEKRIKCNIKAKLSRNLDSDKGREEYVPVRLIESAERNYIAEPLVGESAMISTFVYADGYIIIEANKEGLNKEETVDVYLY; this is encoded by the coding sequence ATGTCTGAATTCTTGGATTTAAATACTTCAGAAATGTTTTGGGAAATTGTGAATAAAAATATAAATATTGGTTTATTGCCATCAGAAACGATAAACTTTAAAGAGTCCAATGGGAGAATTTTAGCCCAGGATTTATTTTCTCCCATCGATCTTCCACCTTTTAGTCGATCAACTGTTGATGGTTTCGCTGTGAAAGCGGAGGATACTTTTGGTGCCTCGGAAAGTATGCCTATCTATTTGAACGTTAAAGGTGAAGTGTTCATGGGGCAAGAAACAAAGATAATGGTAGAAGCTGGTGAAGCTGTAAAAATTCCGACGGGTGGAATGTTGCCAGAAGGATCAAATGCAGTCGTTATGATAGAATACGTTGATTACGTTGGCGAAAAAATGATTGAAATCAATCGTTCTGTTGGAGTTGGTGAAAACGTAATTTATAAGGGTGAAGATATTCCTAAAAGGAAGGTAATTTTAAATAAATACCATAAGATCAGGCCACAGGATGTGGGAGCTCTAGCAGGCCTTGGAATAATTGATGTTGAAGTTTATAAAAAACCAAAAGTTGCTGTAATTGCAACAGGAGATGAATTAGTTTCCCCGGAAAATGTTCTTGGAGTAGGTGAAATCAGGGATATAAATAGTTACACAATAGGAACAACATTAGAAGAAGTAGGTGCAGAAATTAGATACGTTGGGATAATTCCAGATAAATTTGATTTTCTAAGGGAGAGTATAAAAAACAATTTAGATTGTGACTTGATCCTGATCTCTGGGGGTAGTTCTGTAGGAGTCAAAGACATGACGGTGGAAGTTTTAAATTCATTAGGGGAACCTGGTGTATTGTCTCAAGGAATTACGATAAAGCCTGGTAAACCTACGATTTTTGCAATGGTTGAAGGTAAACCTATTTTAGGCTTACCTGGCCACCCTTCATCGTCGTTTATCATTACCCAGGTGATTGTTAAACCATTGGTAGAGAAGATAATGGGTATAAAAGAAAAAAGAATAAAATGTAATATTAAAGCAAAATTAAGTAGAAACCTAGATTCAGATAAAGGGAGAGAAGAATATGTCCCAGTTCGATTGATTGAAAGTGCTGAAAGAAATTACATTGCGGAGCCATTAGTCGGTGAATCAGCAATGATATCTACATTTGTTTATGCCGATGGTTATATAATAATAGAAGCTAACAAAGAAGGACTCAATAAAGAGGAAACTGTAGATGTCTACTTGTACTAA
- a CDS encoding P-loop NTPase family protein → MVTIVVGGKSSNVGKSTLISQMIKNLNCHVGVIKTSIHKTNKEIEVTADPSIISEKGKDTAFFKESGAQNVILLKTNYEGLLEGYRRARKLLDEDIEYLIVEGNSILDFIRPTLVIYIDSDDTQKKESATKAKSKADIIIDKENLEELIKDGNSMKFKINFEQVSCFNAHAICKALNIKLPKFGKLLDDQNIKVRYCQLGLFK, encoded by the coding sequence TTGGTTACCATCGTTGTTGGTGGAAAATCGAGCAATGTCGGTAAATCTACTTTAATTTCACAAATGATAAAGAATTTAAACTGTCACGTTGGAGTGATAAAAACATCTATCCATAAAACTAATAAGGAAATAGAAGTTACAGCTGATCCTTCAATTATTAGTGAGAAAGGGAAAGATACGGCGTTTTTTAAAGAATCTGGAGCCCAAAATGTAATCTTACTAAAAACAAATTATGAAGGATTGTTGGAAGGTTATAGAAGGGCACGCAAGCTCTTAGATGAGGACATAGAATATTTGATCGTTGAAGGGAACAGTATCCTAGATTTTATTAGACCAACTTTGGTTATTTACATTGATTCTGATGATACACAAAAAAAAGAATCGGCGACTAAAGCCAAAAGTAAAGCCGATATTATAATCGATAAAGAAAACCTTGAAGAATTAATCAAAGACGGAAACAGTATGAAATTCAAGATTAATTTTGAACAAGTGAGTTGTTTTAATGCACACGCTATCTGTAAGGCATTGAATATCAAATTACCTAAATTTGGGAAATTGTTGGATGATCAAAACATCAAAGTTCGGTACTGCCAGCTTGGTTTATTCAAATAA